From the genome of Abditibacteriaceae bacterium, one region includes:
- a CDS encoding glycoside hydrolase family 78 protein codes for MNFQLTNPRCEYQTNPLGIGVAQPRLSWEMQSETRGARQTAYQILAASSTDKLNDEAADVWNSERIESDASAHIAYEGPALQSRQRVYWTARAWDENGTASEWLAPQWFEMGLLDRSEWSGEWIGSAPVGGTHTPAPAPFVRNAFRVEKPVVSARLYATALGVYECEINGQRVGDIELAPGWTDYAKRVQYQTYDVTDLLQNGDNAVGAILGDGWYCGRVAFKNRQVYGDRPKFLAQLEISFEDGSRQTIETNGSWTYAFGPILENDLLAGEAYDARREIAGWSTVEFDRTVQWLQVETFPAPAIEISAPLGPPVRAIEELTPISEPRVEKNWQRNIAIFDLGQNMTGRVRLKVSGEAGTTIKLRYAEVLDSGPNATEGELYTENLRTARCTDFYTLKGGEEEVWEPRFTFHGFRYVELSDFPGTPTRDAVTGIVMHSDTPRTGDFECSDELLNQLQKNIDWGQRGNFLDIPTDCPQRDERLGWTGDAQVFVRTSAWNRDVAGFFTEWARDTRDAQQPDGSIPCVVPDIDGTPRDGGPAWSDAAVICPWKIYLCYGDKRILEENYDVFQRFFDQQEATAREDVRPFDTWQGFGDWLAMDNGFSSDGRSGTAGRTRNDLIGTAFFAHEAALMSRIATVLDKPEDAARYARRFEEIRKSFCDNYITSKGILVSETQTASLLALHFNLAPQELHAKIAQDLKESIVKGGNKLTAGFVGSSYLNPVLTATGHLEQAYALLHQTQWPSWLYAVTQGATTIWERWDGWTHDKGFQNPEMNSFNHYAYGAIGEWLYNTVAGIDIDEAQPGYKHIIFRPQPGGQLTSAKAHLYSIHGLISSSWNKEGAAFDWSIEVPANTTATVYVPCDKNATVTDGGASLDKAEGVRFVRRDNDANVYEVGSGTYTFRVS; via the coding sequence ATGAATTTTCAACTAACAAATCCCCGCTGCGAATATCAGACGAATCCGCTTGGCATCGGCGTCGCTCAGCCGCGCCTGTCGTGGGAAATGCAAAGCGAAACGCGCGGTGCGCGCCAGACGGCGTATCAAATTCTTGCGGCGTCTTCGACCGACAAATTGAATGACGAAGCCGCCGATGTCTGGAACAGCGAACGCATCGAAAGCGACGCGTCGGCGCACATTGCCTACGAAGGCCCGGCTTTGCAGTCGCGCCAGCGCGTTTACTGGACAGCCCGCGCGTGGGATGAAAACGGCACAGCCAGCGAGTGGCTCGCGCCCCAGTGGTTCGAGATGGGCCTGCTCGACCGTTCCGAGTGGAGCGGCGAGTGGATCGGCAGCGCGCCCGTTGGTGGCACGCACACACCAGCGCCCGCGCCTTTTGTGCGTAACGCTTTTCGGGTGGAGAAGCCGGTCGTTTCGGCACGCCTGTATGCGACAGCGCTCGGTGTTTACGAATGCGAAATTAACGGTCAGCGCGTCGGCGACATCGAACTTGCGCCTGGCTGGACGGATTACGCGAAACGAGTGCAGTATCAAACCTATGATGTCACCGACTTGCTGCAAAACGGCGACAACGCGGTCGGCGCGATTCTGGGCGACGGCTGGTATTGCGGACGTGTCGCCTTTAAGAATCGTCAGGTCTATGGCGACCGCCCGAAGTTTCTCGCGCAATTGGAAATTTCTTTTGAAGACGGCTCGCGCCAGACCATCGAAACGAATGGCAGTTGGACCTACGCATTCGGCCCGATTCTGGAAAACGACCTGCTTGCAGGCGAGGCGTATGATGCGCGCCGCGAAATCGCAGGCTGGAGTACGGTCGAATTCGACCGTACTGTGCAGTGGCTGCAAGTCGAGACTTTCCCCGCCCCCGCTATCGAGATCTCCGCTCCGCTTGGGCCTCCGGTGCGCGCTATCGAGGAACTGACGCCTATCAGCGAACCGCGCGTGGAGAAGAACTGGCAGCGCAACATCGCGATTTTCGATTTAGGCCAGAATATGACGGGCCGCGTGCGCCTCAAAGTTTCGGGCGAAGCCGGAACAACCATCAAGCTGCGTTACGCCGAGGTCTTGGACAGCGGCCCCAACGCAACCGAAGGCGAACTGTACACCGAGAACCTGCGAACGGCACGCTGCACCGATTTCTACACGCTTAAAGGCGGAGAAGAAGAAGTCTGGGAGCCACGCTTTACTTTTCACGGCTTTCGCTACGTCGAACTCTCCGATTTTCCCGGCACGCCGACGCGCGACGCAGTCACCGGCATCGTGATGCATTCGGATACGCCGCGCACCGGCGATTTCGAGTGCTCCGACGAGTTGCTCAACCAGTTGCAGAAAAACATCGACTGGGGCCAGCGTGGCAACTTCCTCGATATTCCTACCGATTGCCCACAGCGCGACGAACGTCTGGGCTGGACTGGCGACGCACAAGTCTTTGTTCGTACTTCCGCTTGGAACCGCGATGTCGCTGGTTTCTTCACCGAATGGGCGCGCGACACCCGCGATGCCCAGCAGCCGGACGGCTCGATTCCGTGTGTTGTTCCAGACATCGACGGCACACCACGCGACGGCGGTCCGGCATGGAGCGACGCAGCAGTTATCTGCCCGTGGAAGATTTATCTGTGCTACGGCGACAAGCGCATTCTCGAAGAAAACTACGATGTCTTTCAGCGTTTCTTCGACCAGCAGGAAGCGACAGCGCGCGAGGATGTTCGTCCGTTTGACACCTGGCAAGGCTTCGGCGATTGGCTCGCGATGGACAACGGCTTTAGCTCCGATGGCCGCTCTGGGACCGCTGGCCGCACCCGCAACGACCTCATCGGCACCGCGTTCTTCGCGCATGAAGCTGCTCTCATGTCGCGCATTGCTACGGTTCTGGACAAGCCGGAAGATGCTGCTCGTTATGCGCGTCGCTTTGAAGAAATCCGCAAATCGTTTTGCGACAACTACATTACGTCGAAAGGCATTCTGGTTTCGGAAACGCAAACCGCCAGTTTGCTGGCGCTGCATTTCAACCTCGCGCCGCAAGAGTTGCATGCGAAGATTGCCCAAGATTTGAAAGAGAGCATCGTTAAGGGCGGCAATAAGTTGACGGCTGGCTTTGTCGGTTCGTCATACCTCAATCCAGTACTGACAGCGACTGGCCACCTCGAACAAGCTTATGCCTTGCTTCACCAGACCCAGTGGCCTTCCTGGCTTTATGCCGTAACGCAGGGCGCGACGACGATCTGGGAACGTTGGGATGGCTGGACGCACGACAAAGGTTTCCAGAACCCTGAAATGAACTCGTTCAACCATTACGCCTACGGCGCGATTGGCGAGTGGCTGTACAACACCGTCGCGGGCATTGACATCGACGAAGCGCAGCCCGGTTACAAGCACATCATTTTCCGCCCACAACCTGGCGGCCAATTAACCAGTGCGAAGGCACACCTTTACTCGATTCACGGCCTAATTTCTTCTTCATGGAATAAAGAGGGCGCTGCGTTCGATTGGAGCATCGAAGTACCCGCTAACACCACAGCCACGGTTTATGTTCCGTGTGATAAAAACGCGACAGTGACTGACGGCGGCGCATCACTCGACAAAGCAGAAGGCGTGCGCTTTGTGCGGCGTGACAATGACGCCAATGTGTATGAAGTTGGAAGCGGAACTTACACCTTTCGCGTGAGCTAA
- a CDS encoding alpha-L-rhamnosidase C-terminal domain-containing protein: protein MIPQRIFSQPDPYSSHKHTGGWYENAKWPTQWVSHPDLPVAPFAAAYRKTFTLDANQTLRAHVSADERYELFLDGERVAMGSERGDTDNWFYETFDFSLTAGEHTFVALVWSVGEERAYAQATARHGWLFSPQSDEHIALLGTGVAEWDAKLIDGLNWTSSLMAWGTGENLEIFGDKYPWGIERGTGDGWIAASALEVAIDDWFLDSPTKRYLKPAMLPPMLDERRHVGTVRLVSDIPSLETHSIPVSAADNIEAESATWQSLISGSGTVEIAPNTRRRVILDLDNYYCARPELKVSGGTGATIRVDWEEALYTQAGGKVKGNRDEIEGKFFSTAWVAQNGIGDRFHPEGGAGRVYTAFWWQAGRYVEICVETKDEALTLDNFCIRETRYPMELEAKFSSDDARLENIAPIMMRALQACAHETYMDCPFWEQLMYVGDTRLEVLTTWAATRDDRLPRKAVAMFDASRQLNGLTQSRYPTKVRQVIPPFSLWHCCMIHDRALWQNTPEFDRTLLPGARGVLDYFLARRNSDGLVESPEGWNYVDWVPEWKNGEPAGAHIGCNGTLNWQTVLTLRKVAELEAWHGEPEMAARWNRAASELHSAINATFWNESRGLYSEDIEQTSFSQHAQCLAVLSGLLGESESRDIMNRVIAATDLAETTIMFRFYLMEALHQTRDGAALWAQLPLWFQLPDWGLKTTWEEADPNTTRSDCHAWGAHPLYHYFTSILGIRPASQGFRTVHIAPLLGDLKTARGEMPHPDGTIAVNYVRSNSALTAEITLPQNISGTFEWNGKTHSLNGGAQKIEL, encoded by the coding sequence ATGATTCCCCAACGCATCTTTTCCCAGCCCGATCCTTATTCCAGTCACAAGCACACCGGCGGCTGGTACGAAAACGCCAAGTGGCCGACCCAGTGGGTTTCGCACCCCGATTTGCCAGTCGCGCCCTTTGCCGCCGCCTACCGCAAAACCTTCACGCTCGACGCAAACCAGACGCTGCGCGCTCACGTTTCCGCCGATGAACGCTACGAGTTGTTTCTCGATGGCGAGCGCGTAGCGATGGGCAGCGAACGCGGCGACACCGACAACTGGTTTTATGAAACCTTTGATTTTTCGTTGACAGCGGGCGAGCACACCTTTGTCGCTCTTGTCTGGAGCGTCGGCGAAGAACGCGCCTACGCCCAAGCGACCGCGCGCCACGGTTGGCTCTTTTCGCCGCAAAGCGATGAGCACATTGCTCTGCTCGGCACCGGCGTGGCCGAGTGGGACGCGAAACTCATCGATGGCTTAAATTGGACTTCCTCTCTCATGGCGTGGGGTACAGGAGAAAACCTCGAAATCTTCGGCGACAAATATCCGTGGGGAATCGAGCGCGGCACGGGCGATGGCTGGATTGCAGCGTCCGCCCTAGAAGTTGCCATCGACGATTGGTTTCTCGATAGCCCGACAAAGCGCTACCTCAAGCCTGCGATGCTGCCGCCGATGCTGGACGAGCGCCGCCACGTCGGAACAGTTCGGCTTGTGTCAGATATTCCTTCGCTCGAAACACACTCGATACCAGTGAGCGCGGCGGACAATATCGAAGCCGAAAGCGCCACATGGCAATCTCTTATCTCGGGTTCGGGTACGGTCGAAATCGCGCCGAATACCCGCAGGCGCGTCATCCTCGACCTCGATAATTACTACTGCGCGCGCCCCGAGCTTAAGGTCAGCGGTGGCACAGGCGCGACCATCCGCGTCGATTGGGAAGAAGCGTTATACACCCAAGCGGGCGGCAAGGTTAAGGGCAACCGCGACGAAATCGAAGGCAAGTTTTTCTCCACGGCCTGGGTCGCGCAGAACGGCATTGGCGACCGATTCCATCCTGAAGGTGGAGCGGGCCGCGTTTACACGGCGTTCTGGTGGCAAGCGGGCCGCTATGTCGAAATCTGCGTTGAAACAAAAGACGAAGCACTCACGCTCGATAACTTCTGCATCCGCGAAACGCGTTATCCGATGGAGTTGGAAGCAAAGTTTTCTTCCGACGACGCGCGGCTGGAGAACATTGCGCCGATTATGATGCGTGCGCTGCAAGCCTGCGCGCACGAAACCTACATGGATTGCCCCTTCTGGGAGCAGCTGATGTATGTTGGCGACACGCGGCTGGAAGTTTTGACGACGTGGGCCGCCACACGCGACGACCGCCTGCCACGCAAAGCTGTCGCAATGTTCGATGCCTCGCGGCAACTCAACGGCCTGACGCAATCTCGCTACCCGACGAAGGTACGTCAGGTGATTCCGCCGTTTTCGCTGTGGCACTGCTGCATGATTCACGACCGCGCGCTGTGGCAGAACACGCCCGAATTCGACCGTACTTTGCTGCCGGGCGCGCGCGGCGTGTTGGATTATTTCCTTGCCCGTCGTAACAGCGACGGTCTTGTGGAATCGCCTGAAGGCTGGAACTATGTCGATTGGGTTCCCGAATGGAAGAACGGTGAGCCGGCGGGCGCGCACATCGGCTGCAACGGCACCCTCAACTGGCAAACAGTTCTGACATTGCGTAAAGTCGCGGAACTCGAAGCGTGGCACGGCGAACCGGAAATGGCCGCGCGCTGGAATCGCGCCGCGAGCGAATTGCACTCGGCCATCAACGCCACATTCTGGAACGAATCGCGTGGGCTTTATAGCGAAGATATTGAGCAAACATCCTTTTCTCAGCACGCGCAATGTTTGGCGGTTTTGTCAGGCTTGCTTGGGGAAAGCGAATCGCGCGATATTATGAATCGCGTGATTGCGGCAACCGATCTGGCAGAAACAACGATTATGTTCCGCTTCTACCTGATGGAAGCGTTGCACCAAACGCGCGACGGCGCGGCGTTGTGGGCGCAGTTGCCGCTGTGGTTCCAGCTTCCCGATTGGGGCCTCAAAACAACGTGGGAAGAAGCCGACCCCAACACCACACGCAGCGACTGCCACGCGTGGGGCGCGCATCCGCTGTATCACTATTTCACGTCGATTCTGGGAATCCGCCCGGCCTCGCAAGGCTTCCGCACAGTTCACATTGCGCCGTTGCTTGGCGACTTGAAAACCGCACGCGGCGAAATGCCGCATCCCGACGGCACGATTGCGGTGAATTATGTACGGTCGAACTCGGCTTTAACCGCCGAGATTACGTTGCCTCAAAACATTTCCGGCACTTTTGAATGGAACGGAAAAACGCACTCGCTCAACGGCGGCGCGCAAAAAATCGAATTATGA
- a CDS encoding bifunctional rhamnulose-1-phosphate aldolase/short-chain dehydrogenase yields MSQYLYVSDLWKDEEANSLDPVGRLIYRSNKLGADGRITNTGGGNTSSKIEETDPLSGDKVEVMWVKGSGGDLRTSTRENFSSLYQSKLLDLQNAYIRQENRGAKTPAEDAMVAMYNHCTFNLNPRASSIDTPLHSFAPYKHVDHTHPNAAISVAASRNSEKLTKEIYGDDVIWTPWLRPGFELGLEVGRICADNPNAKGAIMGQHGLINWANDDKECYYLTLDLIEKAAAYIEAHDKGEQTFGGQKFQTLAEAGRREAFAQILPWLRGQVSKEKRFIGTIQDDEKILRFVNSADAPRLAELGTSCPDHFLRTKIKPLYVEWNPQTEDTAALKAKLTAGLEAYRADYKNYYETCKRADSPAMRDPNPTVILIPGLGMIAWGKDKSESRVTAEFYNCAVEVMRGAEAIDEYIALPQQEAFDIEYWLLEEAKLQRMPKEKELARQVIAVIGAGSGIGKEVAHRLAPEGAHIVCVDMNQAAAQTTADELAAKLGQGIGVAGSGVSGCGPAIGLAANITDRASVRAMLDEAVLAYGGLDAIAVTAGIFVAPDTSGHIPDDKWGLTFAINVTGAYITADEAFHAVWKEQALPVSLVLTTSANAVVAKKGSLAYDTSKAAANHLVRELAVELAPLVRVNGVAPATVVKGSAMFPRDRVISSLAKYDIAYTEDESDDSLTTKLAQFYADRTLTKVPIEPKDQAEAFFLWLSPRLRKTTGQIITVDGGLHEAFLR; encoded by the coding sequence ATGAGCCAATACCTTTACGTTTCAGACCTGTGGAAAGACGAAGAAGCCAATAGCCTCGACCCTGTTGGTCGTTTGATTTACCGTTCTAACAAGCTCGGCGCCGATGGACGCATTACCAACACCGGCGGCGGCAACACCTCCAGCAAAATCGAAGAAACCGACCCGCTTTCGGGTGACAAAGTCGAAGTCATGTGGGTCAAAGGCTCCGGCGGCGACCTGCGCACATCAACGCGCGAAAATTTCTCCAGCCTTTATCAATCGAAACTTCTCGACTTGCAGAACGCTTATATCCGACAGGAAAATCGCGGCGCGAAAACACCAGCCGAAGATGCAATGGTCGCGATGTATAACCATTGCACTTTTAATCTGAACCCGCGCGCGAGCAGCATCGACACGCCGCTGCATTCGTTTGCGCCTTATAAGCACGTCGACCATACGCATCCGAACGCTGCGATTTCCGTCGCTGCTTCGCGCAACTCGGAAAAGCTCACCAAAGAAATTTACGGCGACGATGTCATCTGGACTCCGTGGCTGCGTCCGGGCTTTGAGCTTGGTTTGGAGGTGGGCCGCATTTGCGCCGACAACCCGAACGCCAAAGGCGCCATTATGGGCCAGCACGGTCTGATTAACTGGGCCAACGACGACAAAGAGTGCTATTACCTCACGCTCGATTTAATTGAGAAAGCCGCTGCTTACATCGAAGCGCATGACAAAGGCGAGCAAACATTTGGCGGCCAAAAGTTCCAAACCCTCGCCGAAGCGGGACGCCGCGAAGCATTCGCGCAAATTCTGCCGTGGCTGCGTGGTCAGGTTTCCAAGGAAAAGCGTTTCATCGGCACAATTCAAGACGACGAGAAAATCCTGCGTTTCGTCAACTCCGCCGATGCGCCGCGCCTCGCCGAACTGGGCACAAGCTGTCCCGACCACTTCCTGCGGACGAAAATCAAGCCGCTCTATGTCGAATGGAATCCGCAGACCGAAGACACGGCAGCACTCAAAGCCAAGCTGACGGCTGGTTTGGAAGCGTATCGCGCTGACTACAAGAACTATTACGAAACCTGCAAGCGCGCCGATTCGCCCGCCATGCGCGACCCGAACCCGACCGTGATTCTTATTCCCGGTTTGGGCATGATTGCGTGGGGCAAAGACAAAAGCGAAAGCCGTGTCACTGCCGAATTTTATAACTGCGCCGTCGAAGTGATGCGTGGTGCGGAAGCGATTGACGAATACATCGCGTTGCCGCAGCAGGAAGCCTTTGACATCGAGTACTGGTTGCTCGAAGAAGCCAAGCTTCAGCGCATGCCGAAAGAAAAAGAACTCGCGCGCCAAGTCATTGCTGTCATTGGCGCGGGTTCCGGCATCGGGAAAGAAGTCGCGCACCGACTGGCTCCTGAAGGCGCTCACATTGTATGCGTAGATATGAATCAGGCTGCGGCGCAAACGACAGCCGACGAACTCGCCGCCAAGTTAGGTCAGGGAATCGGCGTGGCGGGCAGCGGCGTTTCGGGCTGCGGCCCGGCGATTGGCCTCGCAGCCAACATCACCGACCGCGCGAGTGTGCGAGCCATGCTCGATGAAGCTGTTCTGGCTTACGGCGGCTTGGATGCGATTGCGGTCACGGCTGGTATCTTCGTCGCACCTGACACTTCGGGTCACATTCCCGACGACAAATGGGGATTGACGTTTGCGATCAATGTGACCGGCGCTTACATCACCGCCGATGAAGCGTTTCACGCTGTTTGGAAGGAACAGGCGTTGCCGGTCTCGCTCGTTCTCACAACTTCGGCGAATGCGGTTGTAGCGAAAAAAGGCAGCCTCGCTTACGACACCAGCAAAGCCGCCGCGAACCACCTTGTGCGCGAATTGGCAGTCGAATTAGCACCGCTTGTCCGCGTCAATGGTGTTGCACCTGCGACCGTGGTGAAAGGCTCGGCGATGTTCCCGCGCGACCGCGTGATTTCTTCGCTCGCCAAATACGACATCGCTTACACCGAAGATGAAAGCGACGATTCGCTTACAACGAAACTGGCGCAGTTCTACGCCGACCGCACGTTGACTAAAGTACCAATTGAGCCGAAAGATCAGGCGGAAGCGTTTTTCCTCTGGCTCAGCCCTCGCCTGCGAAAAACGACGGGGCAGATCATCACCGTCGATGGCGGTTTGCACGAAGCGTTTTTGCGTTAA
- a CDS encoding RidA family protein, which yields MRQNISTGSKWEPIIGYSRAVVAGNMVFVSGTTATGADGAVVGEGDVYAQTVQALKTIRAALEQAGATVDNVVRTRIYLTDISRWEEAGKAHGEVFGVVRPATTMVEVSKLIAPDLLVEIEADAVI from the coding sequence ATGCGTCAGAATATTTCGACGGGCAGTAAGTGGGAACCGATTATTGGTTACTCGCGTGCGGTTGTTGCGGGTAATATGGTTTTTGTTTCCGGTACGACGGCAACCGGTGCCGACGGCGCCGTTGTCGGCGAAGGCGATGTTTACGCACAAACGGTGCAAGCGCTGAAAACAATTCGCGCGGCGCTGGAGCAAGCCGGAGCAACGGTCGATAACGTCGTTCGCACACGCATTTACCTCACCGACATTTCGCGCTGGGAAGAAGCCGGAAAAGCTCACGGCGAAGTGTTTGGCGTTGTGCGTCCGGCGACGACGATGGTCGAAGTCAGCAAGCTGATTGCGCCCGATTTGCTGGTTGAAATCGAAGCTGATGCCGTCATCTAA
- a CDS encoding NAD(P)H-dependent oxidoreductase: protein MNLNVLAVSSSRRPGSNERIALEVVLQTASEQGAQTRLLDLLETDLPMFSAHDRVDSDASRAAEEAVNWADVIILGTPDYHGSMSGAMKNFLDHFWSEFAGKLFGYVCTSHEKGLTVMDQMRTVVRQCYGWSLPYGTSFNASESFHDGVPDAALKNRLSMMGRDAAVYGNLLRTQFRADLHDENAQTFAARYRAK from the coding sequence ATGAATCTCAATGTTCTGGCAGTCAGCAGTAGCCGTCGTCCCGGTTCCAACGAGCGCATCGCTCTGGAAGTGGTGTTACAGACCGCAAGCGAGCAGGGCGCGCAAACGCGGCTGCTCGATTTGCTCGAAACCGATTTGCCGATGTTTTCGGCGCACGACCGCGTCGACAGCGACGCATCGCGCGCCGCTGAAGAAGCCGTCAACTGGGCGGACGTGATTATTCTCGGCACGCCCGATTATCACGGCTCGATGTCGGGCGCGATGAAGAATTTCCTCGATCACTTCTGGAGCGAATTCGCCGGCAAGCTGTTCGGCTACGTTTGCACCAGTCACGAGAAAGGCTTAACTGTCATGGATCAGATGCGTACCGTTGTGCGCCAGTGCTACGGCTGGAGTCTGCCTTACGGAACATCGTTCAATGCGAGCGAAAGTTTCCATGATGGCGTGCCCGATGCCGCGTTGAAAAATCGCCTCTCCATGATGGGCCGCGATGCCGCAGTCTATGGGAACTTGCTTCGCACTCAGTTTCGCGCCGATCTCCACGACGAAAACGCACAAACCTTCGCCGCCCGCTATCGCGCTAAATAA
- a CDS encoding alpha/beta hydrolase, which yields MNFIHRYEAGESANSPTLLLLHGTGGDENNLLPFGRELVKWNLLSPRGQVLENGAPRFFRRLREGVFDEDDVRQRANELADWIGAAAQEHGFDANNVWALGYSNGANIAAAMLMLRPEILRAAVLWRAMMPLSDAAPVALSGTRVLLSAGKRDPIVPPLRVKTLADWLETSGADVSLRWRESGHELHGEDIDDTRAFLNG from the coding sequence GTGAATTTCATTCATCGTTACGAGGCCGGAGAATCTGCTAATTCGCCGACGCTTTTATTGCTTCATGGAACGGGCGGCGACGAAAACAACTTGCTGCCTTTTGGCCGCGAATTGGTGAAATGGAATTTGCTTTCGCCGCGCGGCCAGGTTTTGGAAAACGGAGCGCCGCGTTTCTTTCGTCGCTTGCGCGAAGGCGTCTTCGATGAAGACGACGTGCGGCAACGCGCCAACGAACTCGCCGATTGGATTGGTGCCGCCGCACAAGAGCACGGTTTCGACGCGAATAATGTTTGGGCGCTCGGTTACAGTAACGGCGCGAACATCGCGGCGGCAATGCTGATGCTGCGGCCCGAAATTCTGCGCGCCGCCGTCCTGTGGCGCGCGATGATGCCGCTTTCGGACGCTGCACCTGTTGCTTTAAGCGGCACCAGAGTTTTGCTTTCTGCGGGCAAGCGCGACCCGATTGTACCGCCCTTGCGCGTGAAAACTCTCGCCGACTGGCTGGAAACGAGTGGCGCGGATGTTTCGCTGCGCTGGCGCGAAAGCGGTCACGAGCTTCACGGCGAAGACATCGACGACACGCGTGCGTTTCTCAACGGTTAG
- a CDS encoding EamA family transporter, with protein sequence MTLRSSSLRIALALTATLVLWASAFPAIRVVVKSYSPTHYALLRMLVASGVAAIYIIASRRPLPSRRDWPAFFLMGLLGLAIYNVALGIGEQRVSAGAASFLINTAPVFSVLLAIVFLGERLTGSGWLGVVISLGGATLIAMGEGTSGGRGLLSPDALLILLAALCASVFLTIQKSVLKRYNAMETTAFVIWAATLWLLPFGSGLMETIRTAPPLATLAVAYMGVFPAAVAYALWAYVLSQWPASRTASFLYLVPPIVLVMSWLWLGEVPALLSVIGGFVTLTGVILVNTRGKWQPQIIDKADSNR encoded by the coding sequence GTGACTCTTCGTTCTTCTTCGCTGCGTATTGCGTTGGCTCTCACGGCGACTCTCGTATTGTGGGCTTCGGCATTTCCCGCAATCCGTGTGGTTGTAAAAAGCTACTCGCCGACACACTACGCACTTTTACGTATGCTGGTGGCATCGGGCGTGGCCGCGATTTACATCATTGCAAGTCGTCGCCCGCTTCCCAGTCGGCGCGATTGGCCCGCGTTTTTTCTAATGGGCTTGCTCGGGCTGGCGATTTACAACGTAGCGCTCGGCATCGGCGAACAGCGGGTGTCGGCAGGCGCCGCCTCATTTCTTATTAATACCGCGCCGGTTTTTTCGGTTTTGCTGGCCATCGTGTTTTTGGGCGAACGATTAACTGGTTCCGGTTGGCTTGGCGTTGTGATTTCTCTCGGCGGAGCAACTCTCATTGCGATGGGCGAAGGAACATCGGGCGGGCGCGGTCTTCTTTCGCCCGATGCGCTGCTGATTTTGCTGGCGGCGTTGTGCGCCAGCGTGTTTTTAACGATTCAGAAAAGCGTGCTCAAACGCTACAACGCGATGGAGACAACCGCGTTTGTCATCTGGGCCGCGACGCTGTGGCTCTTGCCGTTCGGCAGTGGACTCATGGAGACAATCCGCACCGCGCCTCCACTCGCCACTCTTGCCGTGGCTTACATGGGCGTTTTTCCCGCAGCCGTTGCGTATGCACTGTGGGCGTATGTCCTGTCGCAGTGGCCCGCGTCGAGAACGGCGTCGTTTCTTTATCTGGTGCCACCGATTGTGCTTGTTATGTCGTGGCTGTGGCTCGGCGAGGTTCCGGCACTTCTTTCGGTTATTGGCGGTTTCGTGACTCTTACCGGCGTGATTCTCGTCAATACGCGCGGCAAATGGCAACCACAAATAATCGACAAAGCGGATTCTAACCGTTGA
- a CDS encoding response regulator: MSIDLMKILFVDDTRDTRELFRMAFKIKGVDTDCAGDGLEAVEAVKGSTYDAIIMDVEMPRMNGWEAVRAIRLLTNGATVPIIMFTAYGNGENKKKALDIGANDLWFKPLLPTEILDRLEQYVA, translated from the coding sequence ATGAGTATTGACCTGATGAAAATTCTGTTCGTTGATGACACCCGCGACACCCGTGAGTTGTTCCGTATGGCTTTTAAGATTAAAGGCGTAGATACCGATTGCGCCGGCGATGGACTGGAAGCTGTCGAAGCCGTGAAAGGAAGCACTTACGACGCGATCATCATGGACGTTGAAATGCCGCGCATGAACGGCTGGGAAGCGGTGCGCGCAATCCGCCTTCTAACGAATGGCGCAACAGTGCCCATCATTATGTTCACGGCTTACGGCAACGGCGAAAACAAAAAGAAAGCCCTCGACATCGGCGCCAACGATTTATGGTTCAAGCCTTTGCTCCCCACTGAAATCCTCGACCGCCTCGAACAATACGTTGCCTAA